In Hevea brasiliensis isolate MT/VB/25A 57/8 unplaced genomic scaffold, ASM3005281v1 Scaf88, whole genome shotgun sequence, the following proteins share a genomic window:
- the LOC131168878 gene encoding uncharacterized protein LOC131168878, whose translation MLPRRSNNSQYVDSHGYLRFPVGSSPVREVISCFRVDPSISILSKAFSSDRPKTSISPSKSSATESQLPPNEGARRVRLKRHVATRLPFVDAFLLKMKKEKVLLANKKIWSHRSVIIPEFVGYTVRIYNGRTFVHYTRSRSLFRVSTTAGKKKGKK comes from the exons ATGCTGCCAAGAAGATCAAACAACTCACAATATGTTGATTCCCATGGTTATCTAA GATTTCCAGTTGGTTCAAGTCCTGTAAG GGAAGTTATCTCATGTTTCAGAGTGGATCCTTCCATTTCTATACTGAGCAAGGCATTTTCTTCAGATAGGCCTAAAACGTCTATTTCACCGTCAAAATCTTCAGCAACAGAATCTCAACTGCCTCCTAATGAAGGGGCAAGAAGAGTAAGA CTAAAAAGGCATGTTGCAACAAGGCTTCCTTTCGTTGATGCATTCCTCttgaagatgaagaaggaaaAAGTTCTACTTGCTAACAAGAAAATTTGGTCACATCGTTCTGTTATTATACCTGAATTTGTGGGTTACACAGTACGAATTTACAATGGAAGAACATTTGTTCATTACACACGAAGCCGAAGTCTCTTTAGAGTAAGTACAACAGCAGGAAAAAAGAAGGGGAAAAAATAG
- the LOC110646439 gene encoding probable glutathione S-transferase isoform X1 — protein MAEEEVKVFRTWSSPFPLRVIWALKLKGVEFDTVYEDLSNKSPLLLQYNPVHKKVPVLLHNGKPICESLVILEYVDETWKQFPLLPQDPHERAKARFWAKFGDDKVLQTMRMDVLSKQGKEQEEAIVSTIENLKYLEEELKGKKFFGGETIGLVDIALGWLAYHFNVVEEIIGVKLIEQQKFPLLVAWMQEFSNIPTIQESWPPRDKLFDRYASFRKAALGEHTPK, from the exons ATGGCAGAAGAAGAAGTAAAGGTTTTCAGGACATGGTCAAGTCCATTTCCTTTAAGAGTGATATGGGCACTAAAGCTGaagggggttgagtttgatacagTGTATGAAGATCTCTCCAACAAGAGTCCTTTGCTTCTGCAATACAACCCTGTTCATAAGAAGGTTCCTGTGCTTCTGCACAATGGAAAACCCATCTGTGAATCTCTTGTTATTCTTGAATATGTGGATGAGACATGGAAACAATTTCCATTGTTGCCTCAAGATCCTCATGAGAGAGCCAAGGCTCGCTTTTGGGCTAAGTTTGGTGATGATAAG GTGTTACAAACAATGAGAATGGATGTTCTCTCAAAGCAAGGAAAAGAACAAGAAGAAGCAATAGTTTCAACCATAGAGAACTTGAAATATTTGGAAGAAGAGCTAAAGGGAAAGAAATTCTTTGGAGGAGAGACCATTGGACTGGTAGATATTGCATTGGGTTGGCTTGCTTACCACTTCAATGTAGTTGAGGAGATAATTGGTGTGAAATTGATAGAACAACAAAAATTCCCATTATTAGTGGCATGGATGCAAGAATTCTCAAATATCCCAACAATCCAAGAGAGTTGGCCTCCAAGAGACAAACTCTTTGATCGGTATGCTAGCTTCCGTAAGGCTGCCCTTGGAGAGCACACCCCAAAATGA
- the LOC110646439 gene encoding probable glutathione S-transferase isoform X2, producing the protein MAEEEVKVFRTWSSPFPLRVIWALKLKGVEFDTVYEDLSNKSPLLLQYNPVHKKVPVLLHNGKPICESLVILEYVDETWKQFPLLPQDPHERAKARFWAKFGDDKVFQSIVYGILFKQGKEQEEEIPRAMEILQHLEEELKGKKFFGGEKIGLVDLALGWLAYYLGIIEEVIGLKLIDQEKFPLLLQWIQEFSTAPIIQENWPPRDKLIAKFAASREAALARGLK; encoded by the exons ATGGCAGAAGAAGAAGTAAAGGTTTTCAGGACATGGTCAAGTCCATTTCCTTTAAGAGTGATATGGGCACTAAAGCTGaagggggttgagtttgatacagTGTATGAAGATCTCTCCAACAAGAGTCCTTTGCTTCTGCAATACAACCCTGTTCATAAGAAGGTTCCTGTGCTTCTGCACAATGGAAAACCCATCTGTGAATCTCTTGTTATTCTTGAATATGTGGATGAGACATGGAAACAATTTCCATTGTTGCCTCAAGATCCTCATGAGAGAGCCAAGGCTCGCTTTTGGGCTAAGTTTGGTGATGATAAG gtctttcaatcaatagtatatgGTATTCTGTTCAAGCAAGGAAAAGAGCAAGAGGAAGAAATACCTAGAGCAATGGAGATCTTGCAGCATTTAGAAGAGGAGCTAAAAGGAAAGAAATTCTTTGGAGGAGAGAAAATTGGGTTAGTGGATCTTGCATTGGGATGGCTTGCTTATTATTTGGGTATAATTGAGGAAGTAATTGGTCTAAAACTCATAGACCAAGAAAAATTCCCACTATTGCTACAATGGATTCAAGAATTCTCAACTGCCCCAATCATTCAAGAAAATTGGCCACCTCGCGACAAACTTATCGCCAAGTTTGCTGCCAGTCGTGAGGCTGCCCTTGCACGAGGACTTAAATGA
- the LOC131177787 gene encoding E3 ubiquitin-protein ligase UPL5-like isoform X3: MDWKFSSRHTVECMFVSNLISRDETQEIQKKWTDTMNSLNQKIQAIIRIPSIRLRLFRIGKQLEWEKMVMDGSIQNTRRLHLVSTTHLRPWQIVDEMISVIYRYFYRKYVPSPYTQIENCMNEFFSMIPKENKCYLEVIRLSFLPELLVSLYLSPYQVDKVFAFGMIMHILKLSRIALAKDWRNECACLVLEFCKLLRRVSHEDSLYLSCRSALGLLLKNMDIASWLLYGEDTKGASCLMKEIFSFVGELGNRLCEDLASSTESPWSSGPFFCDVCDFKAFLLPLFSVIKRGPSSDPILNRDYVDAFGFLYATFSKLLRKMDECLLKMQSCFPLNTTWEDVTVWNGWFQHLAILEELHKISELYDVAEEELWMSLRQREFSLCVLLVKYLKPTDDIKWLLEHKNDSGFEFRRQLARQMIPKANEDFQRSLKIVIDKFLNTGAHVEGHQVLPNDLFSQLRVQEESAAGLKSYSTRYLTEKWFLSMCQAIFNPQNALFIACPNDPARLYPNPAIKLENLHLEYFRLAGLADVFGNKCLQKFFFHCLDLEDLDWMMQGIGSSVSPHDLKANAASYRYYSDRRRHVITNWEKGRLLGRGSFGSVYEGYAAGGFFFAVKEVQLLDQGNQENQAKQCIYQIEQEIALLSQFNHPNIVQYYGTDKDETKLYIFLELVSNGSLTEIYSRYHLKDSQVAAYTRQILHGLKYLHEHNVIHRDIKCANILVNVGGTVKLADFGLAKVTEFNNLIKSCKGTPCWMAPEVVNLKRTGGYGLPADIWSLGCTVLEMLIRKPPYSHLEPAQVLYKIGRGEPPPVPDFLSGLSQDFILQCLQVNPDDRPTAAQLLDHPFVKRSSHA, translated from the exons ATGGACTGGAAATTCAGTTCACGTCATACAGTGGAGTGCATGTTTGTCAGCAATTTGATCTCTCGTGATGAAACCcaagaaattcaaaagaaatggaCCGATACTATGAATTCTCTTAATCAGAAAATCCAAGCCATAATCAGAATTCCATCTATCAGATTAAGGTTATTTCGTATTGGGAAGCAGCTAGAATGGGAGAAGATGGTCATGGATGGTTCAATTCAAAACACTAGACGCCTCCACCTGGTGAGCACAACGCATCTACGGCCTTGGCAGATTGTTGATGAAATGATTTCAGTGATTTATCGCTACTTTTACAGGAAATACGTGCCTTCACCGTATACCCAGATCGAGAATTGCATGAATGAGTTCTTCTCAATGATCCCAAAAGAGAACAAATGTTATTTAGAGGTAATTCGGCTGTCCTTTCTTCCAGAACTGTTGGTCTCGCTTTATTTGTCCCCATATCAAGTGGACAAAGTCTTTGCTTTCGGAATGATTATGCATATTCTGAAGTTGAGTAGAATAGCATTGGCGAAGGATTGGCGTAACGAATGTGCATGTTTGGTGTTAGAGTTTTGTAAGTTGCTCAGAAGGGTGTCTCATGAGGATTCCCTGTATCTCTCTTGCCGGAGTGCTCTTGGGTTGTTGCTGAAAAACATGGATATTGCTAGTTGGTTGTTGTATGGGGAGGATACCAAGGGAGCCAGCTGTTTGATGAAGGAGATTTTCTCTTTTGTTGGTGAGCTGGGGAATAGATTGTGTGAAGATTTGGCTTCCAGTACAGAATCTCCCTGGAGTTCGGGGCCCTTTTTTTGTGATGTTTGTGACTTTAAGGCTTTTTTGCTCCCTTTGTTTTCTGTCATTAAGAGAGGTCCTAGTTCTGATCCCATTCTCAACAGGGATTATGTGGACGCCTTTGGGTTTCTTTATGCTACATTTAGTAAATTGCTGAGAAAGATGGATGAATGCCTTCTTAAGATGCAGAGCTGTTTTCCTTTAAACACAACATGGGAAGATGTTACAGTCTGGAATGGATGGTTTCAGCATCTCGCCATTTTGGAAGAATTGCACAAAATCAGTGAACTTTATGACGTCGCTGAAGAAGAATTGTGGATGTCTTTACGGCAGAGAGAGTTTTCACTATGTGTGCTGCTTGTTAAATATTTGAAGCCAACAGATGATATTAAGTGGCTTCTAGAGCATAAGAATGATTCTGGCTTTGAATTTAGGAGGCAATTGGCCAGGCAGATGATTCCCAAGGCAAATGAAGATTTCCAAAGATCGCTCAAGATAGTAATTGACAAGTTCCTCAACACGGGAGCTCATGTTGAAGGCCATCAGGTGCTGCCTAATGATTTGTTTTCACAACTCAGGGTACAAGAAGAGAGTGCAGCAGGACTGAAGAGTTACAGCACACGTTATTTGACGGAGAAGTGGTTTCTCTCAATGTGCCAGGCTATATTCAATCCACAAAATGCCCTTTTTATTGCATGTCCAAATGATCCTGCACGACTCTATCCTAATCCTG CAATTAAGCTGGAGAACTTGCACCTTGAGTATTTCCGGTTAGCTG GTCTTGCTGATGTTTTTGGTAACAAATGCCTCCAGAAATTCTTTTTCCATTGTTTAGATCTTGAAGATCTTGATTGGATGATGCAAGGAATCGGAAGCAGTGTTTCTCCTCATGATTTGAAGGCAAATGCAGCAAGCTATAGATATTAT AGTGACAGAAGGAGACATGTTATTACAAATTGGGAAAAGGGTAGGCTTTTGGGACGCGGGTCATTTGGATCAGTGTATGAAGGATATGCAGCCGGGGGTTTCTTTTTTGCTGTGAAGGAAGTTCAATTGCTTGATCAAGGAAATCAAGAAAATCAAGCAAAGCAATGTATTTACCAAATAGAGCAGGAGATTGCTTTATTAAGCCAATTCAATCATCCAAACATTGTTCAATATTATGGAACAGACAAGGATGAAACAAAGCTTTATATTTTTCTAGAGCTTGTAAGTAATGGCTCTCTTACGGAAATTTACAGCAGGTATCATCTTAAGGATTCCCAAGTGGCTGCTTACACTAGACAGATACTACATGGCTTGAAGTACCTCCATGAGCACAACGTAATTCATAGGGACATCAAATGTGCAAATATattggtgaatgttggaggaacTGTGAAACTTGCAGATTTTGGATTGGCAAAAGTGACTGAGTTTAATAATCTCATAAAATCCTGCAAGGGAACGCCATGTTGGATGGCCCCGGAGGTTGTCAACCTGAAAAGAACAGGAGGGTATGGGCTTCCAGCAGACATATGGAGTCTCGGATGCACTGTGTTGGAAATGTTAATTCGGAAACCTCCATACTCTCATTTGGAACCTGCACAGGTTTTGTACAAGATTGGGAGGGGTGAGCCACCTCCTGTTCCTGATTTTCTGTCAGGTTTATCACAGGACTTTATCCTGCAATGCCTGCAAGTTAATCCAGACGATCGTCCCACTGCTGCTCAGCTCTTGGACCATCCATTTGTTAAGAGGTCATCTCATGCCTAA
- the LOC131177787 gene encoding E3 ubiquitin-protein ligase UPL5-like isoform X1, which produces MDWKFSSRHTVECMFVSNLISRDETQEIQKKWTDTMNSLNQKIQAIIRIPSIRLRLFRIGKQLEWEKMVMDGSIQNTRRLHLVSTTHLRPWQIVDEMISVIYRYFYRKYVPSPYTQIENCMNEFFSMIPKENKCYLEVIRLSFLPELLVSLYLSPYQVDKVFAFGMIMHILKLSRIALAKDWRNECACLVLEFCKLLRRVSHEDSLYLSCRSALGLLLKNMDIASWLLYGEDTKGASCLMKEIFSFVGELGNRLCEDLASSTESPWSSGPFFCDVCDFKAFLLPLFSVIKRGPSSDPILNRDYVDAFGFLYATFSKLLRKMDECLLKMQSCFPLNTTWEDVTVWNGWFQHLAILEELHKISELYDVAEEELWMSLRQREFSLCVLLVKYLKPTDDIKWLLEHKNDSGFEFRRQLARQMIPKANEDFQRSLKIVIDKFLNTGAHVEGHQVLPNDLFSQLRVQEESAAGLKSYSTRYLTEKWFLSMCQAIFNPQNALFIACPNDPARLYPNPAIKLENLHLEYFRLAGKLIALALIHQVRVGVVFDRVFFLQLAGKSISLEDIRDADPCLYSNCKQIMEMVSKPIVSDALELRFIGGAEYKRSAELCPDGKSIVVNGKNWKIFADLIIQHHFVTSISKQVSYFAQGLADVFGNKCLQKFFFHCLDLEDLDWMMQGIGSSVSPHDLKANAASYRYYSDRRRHVITNWEKGRLLGRGSFGSVYEGYAAGGFFFAVKEVQLLDQGNQENQAKQCIYQIEQEIALLSQFNHPNIVQYYGTDKDETKLYIFLELVSNGSLTEIYSRYHLKDSQVAAYTRQILHGLKYLHEHNVIHRDIKCANILVNVGGTVKLADFGLAKVTEFNNLIKSCKGTPCWMAPEVVNLKRTGGYGLPADIWSLGCTVLEMLIRKPPYSHLEPAQVLYKIGRGEPPPVPDFLSGLSQDFILQCLQVNPDDRPTAAQLLDHPFVKRSSHA; this is translated from the exons ATGGACTGGAAATTCAGTTCACGTCATACAGTGGAGTGCATGTTTGTCAGCAATTTGATCTCTCGTGATGAAACCcaagaaattcaaaagaaatggaCCGATACTATGAATTCTCTTAATCAGAAAATCCAAGCCATAATCAGAATTCCATCTATCAGATTAAGGTTATTTCGTATTGGGAAGCAGCTAGAATGGGAGAAGATGGTCATGGATGGTTCAATTCAAAACACTAGACGCCTCCACCTGGTGAGCACAACGCATCTACGGCCTTGGCAGATTGTTGATGAAATGATTTCAGTGATTTATCGCTACTTTTACAGGAAATACGTGCCTTCACCGTATACCCAGATCGAGAATTGCATGAATGAGTTCTTCTCAATGATCCCAAAAGAGAACAAATGTTATTTAGAGGTAATTCGGCTGTCCTTTCTTCCAGAACTGTTGGTCTCGCTTTATTTGTCCCCATATCAAGTGGACAAAGTCTTTGCTTTCGGAATGATTATGCATATTCTGAAGTTGAGTAGAATAGCATTGGCGAAGGATTGGCGTAACGAATGTGCATGTTTGGTGTTAGAGTTTTGTAAGTTGCTCAGAAGGGTGTCTCATGAGGATTCCCTGTATCTCTCTTGCCGGAGTGCTCTTGGGTTGTTGCTGAAAAACATGGATATTGCTAGTTGGTTGTTGTATGGGGAGGATACCAAGGGAGCCAGCTGTTTGATGAAGGAGATTTTCTCTTTTGTTGGTGAGCTGGGGAATAGATTGTGTGAAGATTTGGCTTCCAGTACAGAATCTCCCTGGAGTTCGGGGCCCTTTTTTTGTGATGTTTGTGACTTTAAGGCTTTTTTGCTCCCTTTGTTTTCTGTCATTAAGAGAGGTCCTAGTTCTGATCCCATTCTCAACAGGGATTATGTGGACGCCTTTGGGTTTCTTTATGCTACATTTAGTAAATTGCTGAGAAAGATGGATGAATGCCTTCTTAAGATGCAGAGCTGTTTTCCTTTAAACACAACATGGGAAGATGTTACAGTCTGGAATGGATGGTTTCAGCATCTCGCCATTTTGGAAGAATTGCACAAAATCAGTGAACTTTATGACGTCGCTGAAGAAGAATTGTGGATGTCTTTACGGCAGAGAGAGTTTTCACTATGTGTGCTGCTTGTTAAATATTTGAAGCCAACAGATGATATTAAGTGGCTTCTAGAGCATAAGAATGATTCTGGCTTTGAATTTAGGAGGCAATTGGCCAGGCAGATGATTCCCAAGGCAAATGAAGATTTCCAAAGATCGCTCAAGATAGTAATTGACAAGTTCCTCAACACGGGAGCTCATGTTGAAGGCCATCAGGTGCTGCCTAATGATTTGTTTTCACAACTCAGGGTACAAGAAGAGAGTGCAGCAGGACTGAAGAGTTACAGCACACGTTATTTGACGGAGAAGTGGTTTCTCTCAATGTGCCAGGCTATATTCAATCCACAAAATGCCCTTTTTATTGCATGTCCAAATGATCCTGCACGACTCTATCCTAATCCTG CAATTAAGCTGGAGAACTTGCACCTTGAGTATTTCCGGTTAGCTGGTAAGCTGATAGCATTAGCTTTGATTCATCAAGTGCGAGTAGGTGTTGTCTTTGATCGTGTTTTTTTCTTACAATTGGCTGGAAAGAGTATTTCATTAGAAGATATACGGGATGCAGATCCATGCTTGTATAGTAACTGCAAGCAGATAATGGAGATGGTTTCCAAACCCATTGTTTCTGATGCTTTAGAACTGAGGTTTATTGGGGGTGCAGAGTACAAAAGGAGCGCAGAACTTTGCCCTGATGGAAAGAGCATAGTTGTGAATGGCAAAAATTGGAAAATATTTGCTGATCTTATCATTCAACATCACTTTGTTACATCTATCTCTAAACAGGTTTCTTATTTTGCTCAAGGTCTTGCTGATGTTTTTGGTAACAAATGCCTCCAGAAATTCTTTTTCCATTGTTTAGATCTTGAAGATCTTGATTGGATGATGCAAGGAATCGGAAGCAGTGTTTCTCCTCATGATTTGAAGGCAAATGCAGCAAGCTATAGATATTAT AGTGACAGAAGGAGACATGTTATTACAAATTGGGAAAAGGGTAGGCTTTTGGGACGCGGGTCATTTGGATCAGTGTATGAAGGATATGCAGCCGGGGGTTTCTTTTTTGCTGTGAAGGAAGTTCAATTGCTTGATCAAGGAAATCAAGAAAATCAAGCAAAGCAATGTATTTACCAAATAGAGCAGGAGATTGCTTTATTAAGCCAATTCAATCATCCAAACATTGTTCAATATTATGGAACAGACAAGGATGAAACAAAGCTTTATATTTTTCTAGAGCTTGTAAGTAATGGCTCTCTTACGGAAATTTACAGCAGGTATCATCTTAAGGATTCCCAAGTGGCTGCTTACACTAGACAGATACTACATGGCTTGAAGTACCTCCATGAGCACAACGTAATTCATAGGGACATCAAATGTGCAAATATattggtgaatgttggaggaacTGTGAAACTTGCAGATTTTGGATTGGCAAAAGTGACTGAGTTTAATAATCTCATAAAATCCTGCAAGGGAACGCCATGTTGGATGGCCCCGGAGGTTGTCAACCTGAAAAGAACAGGAGGGTATGGGCTTCCAGCAGACATATGGAGTCTCGGATGCACTGTGTTGGAAATGTTAATTCGGAAACCTCCATACTCTCATTTGGAACCTGCACAGGTTTTGTACAAGATTGGGAGGGGTGAGCCACCTCCTGTTCCTGATTTTCTGTCAGGTTTATCACAGGACTTTATCCTGCAATGCCTGCAAGTTAATCCAGACGATCGTCCCACTGCTGCTCAGCTCTTGGACCATCCATTTGTTAAGAGGTCATCTCATGCCTAA
- the LOC131177787 gene encoding E3 ubiquitin-protein ligase UPL5-like isoform X2 codes for MDWKFSSRHTVECMFVSNLISRDETQEIQKKWTDTMNSLNQKIQAIIRIPSIRLRLFRIGKQLEWEKMVMDGSIQNTRRLHLVSTTHLRPWQIVDEMISVIYRYFYRKYVPSPYTQIENCMNEFFSMIPKENKCYLEVIRLSFLPELLVSLYLSPYQVDKVFAFGMIMHILKLSRIALAKDWRNECACLVLEFCKLLRRVSHEDSLYLSCRSALGLLLKNMDIASWLLYGEDTKGASCLMKEIFSFVGELGNRLCEDLASSTESPWSSGPFFCDVCDFKAFLLPLFSVIKRGPSSDPILNRDYVDAFGFLYATFSKLLRKMDECLLKMQSCFPLNTTWEDVTVWNGWFQHLAILEELHKISELYDVAEEELWMSLRQREFSLCVLLVKYLKPTDDIKWLLEHKNDSGFEFRRQLARQMIPKANEDFQRSLKIVIDKFLNTGAHVEGHQVLPNDLFSQLRVQEESAAGLKSYSTRYLTEKWFLSMCQAIFNPQNALFIACPNDPARLYPNPAIKLENLHLEYFRLADPCLYSNCKQIMEMVSKPIVSDALELRFIGGAEYKRSAELCPDGKSIVVNGKNWKIFADLIIQHHFVTSISKQVSYFAQGLADVFGNKCLQKFFFHCLDLEDLDWMMQGIGSSVSPHDLKANAASYRYYSDRRRHVITNWEKGRLLGRGSFGSVYEGYAAGGFFFAVKEVQLLDQGNQENQAKQCIYQIEQEIALLSQFNHPNIVQYYGTDKDETKLYIFLELVSNGSLTEIYSRYHLKDSQVAAYTRQILHGLKYLHEHNVIHRDIKCANILVNVGGTVKLADFGLAKVTEFNNLIKSCKGTPCWMAPEVVNLKRTGGYGLPADIWSLGCTVLEMLIRKPPYSHLEPAQVLYKIGRGEPPPVPDFLSGLSQDFILQCLQVNPDDRPTAAQLLDHPFVKRSSHA; via the exons ATGGACTGGAAATTCAGTTCACGTCATACAGTGGAGTGCATGTTTGTCAGCAATTTGATCTCTCGTGATGAAACCcaagaaattcaaaagaaatggaCCGATACTATGAATTCTCTTAATCAGAAAATCCAAGCCATAATCAGAATTCCATCTATCAGATTAAGGTTATTTCGTATTGGGAAGCAGCTAGAATGGGAGAAGATGGTCATGGATGGTTCAATTCAAAACACTAGACGCCTCCACCTGGTGAGCACAACGCATCTACGGCCTTGGCAGATTGTTGATGAAATGATTTCAGTGATTTATCGCTACTTTTACAGGAAATACGTGCCTTCACCGTATACCCAGATCGAGAATTGCATGAATGAGTTCTTCTCAATGATCCCAAAAGAGAACAAATGTTATTTAGAGGTAATTCGGCTGTCCTTTCTTCCAGAACTGTTGGTCTCGCTTTATTTGTCCCCATATCAAGTGGACAAAGTCTTTGCTTTCGGAATGATTATGCATATTCTGAAGTTGAGTAGAATAGCATTGGCGAAGGATTGGCGTAACGAATGTGCATGTTTGGTGTTAGAGTTTTGTAAGTTGCTCAGAAGGGTGTCTCATGAGGATTCCCTGTATCTCTCTTGCCGGAGTGCTCTTGGGTTGTTGCTGAAAAACATGGATATTGCTAGTTGGTTGTTGTATGGGGAGGATACCAAGGGAGCCAGCTGTTTGATGAAGGAGATTTTCTCTTTTGTTGGTGAGCTGGGGAATAGATTGTGTGAAGATTTGGCTTCCAGTACAGAATCTCCCTGGAGTTCGGGGCCCTTTTTTTGTGATGTTTGTGACTTTAAGGCTTTTTTGCTCCCTTTGTTTTCTGTCATTAAGAGAGGTCCTAGTTCTGATCCCATTCTCAACAGGGATTATGTGGACGCCTTTGGGTTTCTTTATGCTACATTTAGTAAATTGCTGAGAAAGATGGATGAATGCCTTCTTAAGATGCAGAGCTGTTTTCCTTTAAACACAACATGGGAAGATGTTACAGTCTGGAATGGATGGTTTCAGCATCTCGCCATTTTGGAAGAATTGCACAAAATCAGTGAACTTTATGACGTCGCTGAAGAAGAATTGTGGATGTCTTTACGGCAGAGAGAGTTTTCACTATGTGTGCTGCTTGTTAAATATTTGAAGCCAACAGATGATATTAAGTGGCTTCTAGAGCATAAGAATGATTCTGGCTTTGAATTTAGGAGGCAATTGGCCAGGCAGATGATTCCCAAGGCAAATGAAGATTTCCAAAGATCGCTCAAGATAGTAATTGACAAGTTCCTCAACACGGGAGCTCATGTTGAAGGCCATCAGGTGCTGCCTAATGATTTGTTTTCACAACTCAGGGTACAAGAAGAGAGTGCAGCAGGACTGAAGAGTTACAGCACACGTTATTTGACGGAGAAGTGGTTTCTCTCAATGTGCCAGGCTATATTCAATCCACAAAATGCCCTTTTTATTGCATGTCCAAATGATCCTGCACGACTCTATCCTAATCCTG CAATTAAGCTGGAGAACTTGCACCTTGAGTATTTCCGGTTAGCTG ATCCATGCTTGTATAGTAACTGCAAGCAGATAATGGAGATGGTTTCCAAACCCATTGTTTCTGATGCTTTAGAACTGAGGTTTATTGGGGGTGCAGAGTACAAAAGGAGCGCAGAACTTTGCCCTGATGGAAAGAGCATAGTTGTGAATGGCAAAAATTGGAAAATATTTGCTGATCTTATCATTCAACATCACTTTGTTACATCTATCTCTAAACAGGTTTCTTATTTTGCTCAAGGTCTTGCTGATGTTTTTGGTAACAAATGCCTCCAGAAATTCTTTTTCCATTGTTTAGATCTTGAAGATCTTGATTGGATGATGCAAGGAATCGGAAGCAGTGTTTCTCCTCATGATTTGAAGGCAAATGCAGCAAGCTATAGATATTAT AGTGACAGAAGGAGACATGTTATTACAAATTGGGAAAAGGGTAGGCTTTTGGGACGCGGGTCATTTGGATCAGTGTATGAAGGATATGCAGCCGGGGGTTTCTTTTTTGCTGTGAAGGAAGTTCAATTGCTTGATCAAGGAAATCAAGAAAATCAAGCAAAGCAATGTATTTACCAAATAGAGCAGGAGATTGCTTTATTAAGCCAATTCAATCATCCAAACATTGTTCAATATTATGGAACAGACAAGGATGAAACAAAGCTTTATATTTTTCTAGAGCTTGTAAGTAATGGCTCTCTTACGGAAATTTACAGCAGGTATCATCTTAAGGATTCCCAAGTGGCTGCTTACACTAGACAGATACTACATGGCTTGAAGTACCTCCATGAGCACAACGTAATTCATAGGGACATCAAATGTGCAAATATattggtgaatgttggaggaacTGTGAAACTTGCAGATTTTGGATTGGCAAAAGTGACTGAGTTTAATAATCTCATAAAATCCTGCAAGGGAACGCCATGTTGGATGGCCCCGGAGGTTGTCAACCTGAAAAGAACAGGAGGGTATGGGCTTCCAGCAGACATATGGAGTCTCGGATGCACTGTGTTGGAAATGTTAATTCGGAAACCTCCATACTCTCATTTGGAACCTGCACAGGTTTTGTACAAGATTGGGAGGGGTGAGCCACCTCCTGTTCCTGATTTTCTGTCAGGTTTATCACAGGACTTTATCCTGCAATGCCTGCAAGTTAATCCAGACGATCGTCCCACTGCTGCTCAGCTCTTGGACCATCCATTTGTTAAGAGGTCATCTCATGCCTAA